In Microvenator marinus, one genomic interval encodes:
- the recD2 gene encoding SF1B family DNA helicase RecD2 translates to MGAELIKGTLGRIRFASEDGEWAVAEVETAKGSVIVVGNLLQTKPGEDVVVTGQWQNNAKFGRQFAIESIKTVAPTTIEGIRKYLCSGLVEGIGPVLADRIIEKFGENTIDIIDADPSRIREVEGIGKKRAETITQSWEEQRSVRNVMVFLQSHGITPAYATRVWKAYGHDAIRVIQENPYKLSEDVFGIGFATADSIASHAGIKEDHPARVRAAILHVLREAQGQGHVFLPLAELKTRAAQLLSLPEDAVVQGIEALRESQRIMVDALDFAGERVAAAYRTGAWRAEAGAAEGLRRLVGVERVFQPRSVDHHVRSVEERLGVRLATQQKEAVSAAFEHKLVVITGGPGTGKTTIIRAICEIAQGQEMRVALAAPTGRAARRMSQATERDAVTVHRLLEYNPNEGGFQHNSERPLDVDILILDESSMVDVYLLYAIVDALLPRAVLVLVGDIDQLPSVGPGTVLADIIESGAARVVRLTEIFRQAENSNIVANAYRINRGEMPQDAPRIEGKLSDFYTVNARSATHAQELILELVSQRIPSAFGLDPFEDIQVLAPMHRGEIGCETLNVALQQALVVERGERGVERGGVKWLVGDKVMQTRNNYERGVVNGDVGRIKSVEAAQKKLNVVFEDREVTYAFNELDELTHAFAITVHKSQGSEYPVVVMPVMTQHFVMLKRNLLYTAVTRARQLVVLVGTSRAVSIAVSQADTGVRFSGLAHRLRS, encoded by the coding sequence ATGGGAGCTGAGCTCATCAAAGGCACGTTGGGGCGAATTCGATTCGCAAGCGAAGATGGTGAGTGGGCTGTGGCCGAGGTAGAGACGGCCAAAGGCAGCGTCATCGTCGTTGGGAATCTGCTTCAGACGAAGCCCGGCGAGGACGTGGTGGTCACGGGTCAGTGGCAGAACAACGCGAAGTTTGGGCGGCAGTTTGCGATCGAATCGATCAAGACCGTGGCGCCCACTACCATCGAGGGCATTCGAAAATACCTATGCAGCGGGCTCGTCGAAGGAATCGGTCCGGTGCTCGCCGATCGCATCATCGAGAAATTTGGTGAGAATACGATCGATATTATCGATGCCGATCCCAGCAGGATTAGGGAAGTTGAGGGCATTGGTAAGAAGAGGGCCGAGACGATCACTCAGAGTTGGGAAGAGCAGCGTAGCGTTCGAAACGTCATGGTCTTTCTTCAGTCGCACGGCATTACGCCCGCATATGCGACGCGAGTTTGGAAGGCTTACGGGCACGACGCGATACGGGTTATTCAGGAAAATCCGTACAAATTGTCCGAAGATGTTTTTGGGATTGGCTTTGCTACGGCGGACTCCATCGCGAGCCATGCGGGGATCAAGGAGGACCATCCGGCCAGGGTGCGGGCTGCGATCCTTCACGTATTGCGCGAGGCGCAAGGGCAGGGGCATGTCTTCTTACCGCTCGCTGAGTTGAAGACTCGCGCGGCGCAACTCCTTAGTTTACCTGAGGATGCCGTGGTGCAGGGCATTGAGGCGCTGCGTGAGTCCCAGCGAATCATGGTGGATGCGCTTGATTTTGCGGGGGAGCGCGTCGCTGCGGCCTATCGGACGGGAGCCTGGCGTGCCGAGGCCGGGGCGGCCGAGGGCTTGAGGCGTCTTGTAGGCGTGGAGCGGGTCTTTCAGCCTCGGTCGGTAGACCATCACGTGAGAAGCGTGGAGGAGCGATTAGGTGTGCGTCTTGCGACGCAGCAGAAGGAGGCCGTGAGCGCAGCTTTTGAACATAAACTCGTGGTGATTACGGGTGGGCCTGGTACGGGGAAAACCACCATCATTCGCGCGATTTGTGAGATCGCTCAGGGCCAAGAGATGCGCGTGGCGCTCGCCGCACCTACAGGACGCGCGGCAAGGCGAATGTCTCAGGCCACCGAGCGCGATGCGGTCACGGTGCACCGTTTGCTCGAGTACAATCCCAACGAAGGTGGCTTTCAGCATAACTCGGAGCGACCGCTCGACGTTGATATTCTCATCTTGGACGAGTCCTCCATGGTGGATGTCTACTTGCTCTATGCGATTGTGGATGCGCTCTTGCCGCGGGCCGTGCTCGTTTTGGTCGGTGATATCGACCAGCTTCCTAGTGTGGGGCCGGGCACGGTTTTGGCGGATATCATTGAGTCTGGTGCAGCGCGTGTGGTGCGCCTGACCGAGATTTTCAGGCAGGCCGAGAACTCGAATATCGTGGCGAATGCCTACCGAATCAACCGCGGGGAAATGCCACAGGACGCGCCGCGAATCGAAGGAAAACTTTCGGATTTCTATACCGTGAACGCGCGTTCGGCGACCCACGCTCAAGAACTCATTCTGGAGTTGGTTTCGCAACGAATTCCGAGTGCTTTTGGCCTGGATCCCTTTGAAGATATACAAGTGCTCGCGCCCATGCACCGTGGAGAAATCGGATGCGAGACGCTCAATGTTGCACTGCAACAAGCGCTAGTGGTTGAGCGTGGTGAACGGGGTGTGGAGCGCGGCGGAGTTAAGTGGTTGGTGGGGGATAAGGTGATGCAGACCCGCAACAACTATGAGCGGGGTGTGGTCAACGGTGATGTGGGTCGGATCAAGAGTGTTGAGGCGGCGCAGAAGAAGTTGAACGTAGTGTTCGAAGATCGAGAAGTGACCTATGCGTTCAATGAACTCGATGAGCTGACGCATGCATTTGCGATTACGGTCCACAAGAGCCAGGGCTCTGAGTATCCGGTGGTCGTGATGCCGGTCATGACCCAGCATTTTGTAATGTTGAAGCGAAATCTTCTCTATACGGCAGTGACTCGTGCGCGCCAACTCGTGGTGCTGGTTGGCACGTCACGTGCCGTGAGTATTGCCGTGTCTCAGGCGGACACTGGCGTGCGTTTTTCGGGGCTCGCACACCGGCTCCGCAGCTGA
- a CDS encoding aldo/keto reductase produces the protein MQPHLKLHDGTQFPAFGLGTWKSKPNEVYTAVRVALEAGYIHLDCAAIYQNEDEVGKAIADAIKAGDTSREKIWVTSKLWNDSHEAQHVESALQKTLSDLGLEYLDLYLIHWPVAFKHGVTFPRSREEFLTLEEAPLEKTWEAMAELKAKGLTRQIGVSNMGPERIDLLSGVGETPAVNQVESHPYLPQTELLTYCQSKGIQLTAYSPLGSPDRQTRKSDEPSLLEHPTIKEIAEKHGVGTGDVLIAWALGRGTSVIPKSVTDSRIRSNLKATELKLDADDMGAISNFGKSYRYIDGTFFAGPNSPYTADGIWA, from the coding sequence ATGCAACCACATTTGAAACTACACGACGGAACTCAATTCCCAGCATTTGGCCTTGGCACCTGGAAGTCCAAGCCGAACGAAGTCTACACGGCGGTGCGCGTCGCACTAGAAGCCGGGTATATCCACCTCGACTGTGCGGCCATCTACCAGAACGAAGACGAAGTGGGAAAAGCCATCGCCGACGCCATCAAGGCCGGCGACACCTCACGCGAGAAAATCTGGGTGACGTCCAAACTATGGAACGATAGCCACGAGGCGCAACACGTAGAAAGCGCGCTCCAAAAGACGCTCTCCGACCTCGGCCTTGAATACCTAGACCTTTACCTCATCCACTGGCCGGTTGCGTTTAAGCACGGTGTGACTTTCCCGCGCTCACGCGAGGAATTCCTCACGCTGGAAGAGGCACCTCTGGAAAAGACCTGGGAGGCCATGGCAGAACTCAAGGCCAAAGGGCTCACTCGCCAAATCGGTGTTTCGAATATGGGTCCCGAGCGTATCGACCTGCTCTCAGGCGTTGGAGAAACGCCTGCCGTCAATCAGGTGGAGTCTCACCCCTATCTGCCTCAAACCGAGCTTCTGACCTACTGCCAGTCCAAGGGCATCCAGCTCACGGCGTATTCACCGCTCGGCTCACCAGACCGCCAGACTCGAAAGAGCGACGAGCCTTCTTTGCTTGAACATCCGACCATCAAGGAAATCGCTGAGAAGCATGGAGTCGGAACGGGTGATGTGCTCATCGCATGGGCGCTCGGACGCGGCACCTCAGTGATTCCCAAATCGGTCACAGACTCTCGTATCCGCTCCAATCTCAAAGCCACCGAGCTCAAGTTGGACGCGGACGATATGGGCGCGATCAGCAACTTCGGCAAGTCCTACCGCTATATCGACGGCACTTTCTTCGCCGGCCCCAACTCGCCTTACACGGCTGACGGCATCTGGGCCTAA